A window of the Mesoplasma florum L1 genome harbors these coding sequences:
- a CDS encoding 23S rRNA (pseudouridine(1915)-N(3))-methyltransferase RlmH, whose translation MNIKIVCFGKLDKKFFIDSFNEYANRISKYANLQVIELKEEYQKEDVVNKNINSDLLIDKLKAFSDHEIICMDVSSKNYSTEEFMSIIENNKNLKQAKIVFVIGPSDGFSDKFLQQNYKKVSFGNITLPHQLFRIILAEQIYRAFKIMNNEKYHK comes from the coding sequence ATGAATATCAAAATAGTTTGTTTTGGTAAATTAGATAAGAAATTCTTTATTGATTCATTTAATGAATACGCAAATAGAATATCAAAATATGCTAATTTACAAGTTATTGAACTTAAAGAAGAATACCAAAAAGAAGATGTGGTAAATAAAAATATTAATTCAGATTTATTAATAGATAAATTAAAAGCATTTTCAGATCATGAAATAATTTGTATGGATGTAAGTTCTAAAAATTATTCAACAGAAGAATTTATGTCAATCATTGAAAATAATAAAAATTTAAAGCAAGCAAAAATTGTTTTTGTAATAGGGCCAAGTGATGGTTTTAGTGATAAATTTTTACAACAAAATTATAAAAAAGTTTCTTTTGGTAACATCACGTTACCACATCAATTATTTAGAATTATTTTAGCTGAACAAATATATCGTGCATTTAAAATAATGAATAATGAAAAATATCATAAATAA
- the ffh gene encoding signal recognition particle protein, with product MAFGDFLTKRMKKSMEKNIKKSTLTDENIQETLREIRLALLEADVNVEVVKELISKIKEKTVGEYIQEGVTSHQQMLKIVHEELIDILGTEKAPLNLSKKPSVVMMVGLQGSGKTTSSSKLAHYLAKKEAKKPLLVGLDIYRPGAIDQLVELGNKNNIPVFEQGKQSPLKTAKQALEFAEKNGHDVVILDTAGRLQIDKDLMNELNDLRKITSPNETLLVVDGMIGQEIINVTNEFNNQLKLTGVIVTKLDGDARGGATLSIRYMTKLPIKFIGEGEGVSALAPFYPKRMADRILGMGDIETLFEKVVDNIDERSMQKTMKRMFMGQFDLEDLRNQLVQVSKMGNIGGIMKMMPNAKISDNQISDAQRKLVVFSILMDSMTLKERREPKLLKSLTRKNRIISGSGRTEKELNELINSFEKGKKQVLEMAKMMKSGRMPGMPGMGKGGFGF from the coding sequence ATGGCATTTGGAGATTTTTTAACTAAACGAATGAAAAAATCAATGGAGAAAAATATCAAAAAATCTACATTGACTGATGAAAACATTCAAGAAACACTTCGTGAGATACGTTTAGCTTTATTAGAAGCTGACGTTAACGTTGAAGTTGTAAAAGAATTAATAAGTAAAATAAAAGAAAAAACAGTTGGTGAATATATTCAAGAAGGTGTTACTTCACACCAACAAATGTTGAAAATTGTTCATGAAGAATTAATTGACATTTTAGGAACTGAAAAAGCACCTTTAAATCTTTCTAAAAAACCTTCTGTTGTTATGATGGTTGGGTTACAAGGATCAGGGAAAACTACTTCATCATCTAAACTAGCTCATTATTTAGCAAAAAAAGAAGCTAAAAAGCCTTTACTAGTTGGTTTAGATATTTATAGACCAGGGGCTATTGACCAATTGGTTGAATTAGGAAATAAAAATAACATACCAGTTTTTGAGCAAGGAAAACAATCACCTTTAAAAACAGCAAAACAAGCATTAGAATTTGCTGAAAAAAATGGACATGATGTTGTTATTTTAGATACAGCAGGTCGTTTACAAATTGATAAAGATTTAATGAATGAATTAAATGACTTAAGAAAGATTACATCACCAAATGAAACTTTATTAGTTGTTGATGGAATGATTGGTCAAGAAATTATTAATGTAACTAATGAATTTAACAATCAATTAAAATTAACAGGGGTTATTGTAACTAAATTAGATGGGGATGCTCGTGGGGGAGCTACACTATCAATTAGATACATGACTAAATTACCAATTAAATTTATTGGTGAAGGAGAAGGAGTTTCAGCTCTTGCTCCATTCTATCCAAAAAGAATGGCTGATAGAATTCTTGGAATGGGAGATATTGAAACTCTTTTTGAAAAAGTTGTTGATAATATTGATGAACGTTCAATGCAAAAAACTATGAAACGTATGTTCATGGGACAATTTGATTTAGAAGATTTAAGAAACCAATTAGTTCAAGTATCTAAAATGGGTAATATTGGTGGAATTATGAAAATGATGCCAAATGCTAAAATATCAGATAATCAAATTTCAGATGCACAAAGAAAATTAGTTGTATTCTCAATTTTAATGGATTCAATGACATTAAAAGAAAGAAGAGAACCTAAACTATTAAAATCACTTACTAGAAAAAATAGAATTATTAGTGGTTCAGGTCGTACAGAAAAAGAATTAAATGAGTTAATTAACTCATTTGAAAAAGGTAAAAAACAAGTTCTTGAAATGGCTAAAATGATGAAAAGCGGACGTATGCCAGGAATGCCTGGAATGGGTAAAGGAGGATTTGGTTTTTAA
- the asnS gene encoding asparagine--tRNA ligase, with product MDIKFLYDNHETLKEQKVTIIGRVRSNRQGKAVSFMVLNDGTVLNDLQVVYKPETFGFEQGSKARVSSIVEIEGILIPTPTRPQPFEINATSITLLDQAIEEYPLQKKEHSPEFLREISHLRARTKTFQAIFRIRSTAAFAIHKFFQENNYVYVTTPIITSNDAEGAGEQFVVTVNEDKDYANDFFGKKASLTVSGQLNGEAFAQAFKNIYTFGPTFRAENSHTTKHASEFWMIEPEVAFADINDNIQLMQDMLKSVVGYVLEKNMTELEFLQEQLEPGLIDKITGIVNVEFKVNTYEEVLKTLQDAIDKGHKFEENNIHFGLDLGTEHERFICEEVNKCPTFVINYPKDIKSFYMKQNDDGKTVAAVDLLVPGIGELCGGSEREANLDKILERCEFYGINPEELDWYIGLRKYGFYKSAGFGLGFERLIMYITGASNIRDVIPFPRTPKTLLY from the coding sequence ATGGATATTAAATTTTTATATGACAACCATGAAACTTTAAAAGAACAAAAAGTAACAATCATTGGTAGAGTTAGATCAAATCGTCAAGGAAAAGCAGTTAGCTTTATGGTTTTAAATGATGGAACTGTTTTAAATGACTTACAAGTTGTTTATAAACCAGAAACATTTGGTTTTGAACAAGGAAGTAAAGCAAGAGTTAGTTCAATTGTTGAAATCGAAGGTATTTTAATTCCTACACCAACAAGACCACAACCTTTTGAAATTAATGCGACTTCAATTACTTTACTTGATCAAGCAATTGAAGAATATCCATTACAAAAAAAAGAACATTCTCCTGAATTTTTAAGAGAAATTTCGCACTTAAGAGCTAGAACAAAAACATTCCAAGCAATTTTTAGAATTCGCTCAACAGCTGCTTTTGCAATTCATAAATTCTTTCAAGAAAATAACTATGTTTATGTTACAACACCAATCATAACTTCAAATGATGCTGAAGGTGCTGGTGAACAATTCGTAGTTACAGTTAATGAAGATAAAGATTATGCAAATGACTTTTTTGGTAAAAAAGCTAGTTTAACAGTTTCAGGACAATTAAATGGTGAAGCATTTGCTCAAGCATTTAAAAATATCTATACTTTTGGACCAACATTCAGAGCTGAAAACTCACATACAACAAAACATGCTTCAGAATTCTGAATGATAGAACCAGAAGTTGCTTTTGCAGATATTAATGACAACATTCAATTAATGCAAGATATGTTAAAAAGTGTTGTTGGTTATGTTTTAGAAAAAAACATGACTGAATTAGAATTTTTACAAGAACAATTAGAACCTGGTTTAATTGATAAAATAACAGGAATTGTTAATGTTGAATTTAAAGTTAATACTTATGAAGAAGTTTTAAAAACATTACAAGATGCTATTGATAAAGGGCATAAATTTGAAGAAAACAATATTCATTTTGGTTTAGATTTAGGTACAGAACACGAAAGATTTATTTGTGAAGAAGTTAACAAATGTCCAACATTTGTTATCAACTATCCAAAAGATATTAAATCATTTTACATGAAACAAAATGATGATGGTAAAACAGTTGCCGCTGTAGACTTACTAGTTCCAGGAATTGGTGAATTATGTGGTGGAAGTGAACGTGAAGCTAACTTAGATAAGATTCTTGAGAGATGTGAATTCTATGGAATTAATCCTGAAGAATTAGACTGATACATTGGATTAAGAAAATATGGATTTTACAAATCTGCTGGATTTGGTTTAGGGTTTGAAAGATTAATTATGTACATTACAGGTGCTTCAAACATTAGAGATGTTATTCCATTCCCAAGAACACCTAAAACATTATTGTATTAA
- a CDS encoding Cof-type HAD-IIB family hydrolase, translated as MKLTNIKLIATDLDGTILEHGKISNPFDLEMLKKVSEQGVHVAVVTGQGWSSGSVRAKMFDVDKHSDVSIFSNGSVISTVSKFEPTYCETIDIELVKEFMQKMFEMNIPTLAYTKVPAHAYWNKIDINVKSLKERNWVDKYDVEPIDVSTFNNYQDVIQFMIFVEEKEEAAMLEWFEKTDKNKVLNKMRSNVESTPIYEFINIEASKGNGVLKLAELLNIKLDEILIFGDNMNDISMFEVVPNSVAMGNSVPAIKKIAKFETDTNLNGGVGKFIEKYVLKGE; from the coding sequence ATGAAGTTAACTAATATTAAATTGATTGCAACAGATTTAGATGGAACGATTTTAGAACATGGAAAAATATCAAATCCATTTGATTTAGAAATGTTAAAAAAAGTATCAGAGCAAGGTGTTCATGTAGCTGTTGTTACTGGTCAAGGTTGATCAAGTGGTTCAGTAAGAGCAAAAATGTTTGATGTAGATAAACATTCTGATGTTTCTATTTTTTCAAACGGATCTGTTATTTCAACAGTATCAAAATTTGAACCAACATATTGTGAAACAATCGATATTGAATTAGTTAAAGAATTTATGCAAAAAATGTTTGAAATGAATATTCCAACATTAGCATATACAAAAGTCCCTGCGCATGCATATTGAAATAAAATTGATATTAATGTTAAGTCATTAAAAGAAAGAAATTGAGTTGATAAATATGATGTTGAACCAATTGATGTATCAACATTTAATAATTATCAAGACGTTATTCAGTTTATGATTTTTGTTGAGGAAAAAGAAGAAGCTGCAATGTTAGAATGATTTGAAAAAACTGATAAAAATAAAGTGTTAAACAAAATGAGAAGTAATGTTGAATCAACACCAATTTATGAGTTTATTAACATTGAGGCAAGTAAAGGTAATGGTGTATTAAAATTAGCAGAATTACTAAATATTAAACTTGATGAAATATTAATCTTTGGTGACAATATGAATGACATAAGCATGTTTGAAGTTGTTCCAAATTCAGTTGCTATGGGAAACTCAGTACCAGCAATTAAAAAAATAGCAAAATTTGAAACTGATACAAACCTTAATGGTGGAGTTGGTAAATTTATAGAAAAATATGTATTAAAAGGAGAATAA
- a CDS encoding alpha/beta hydrolase family protein — protein MSKVKKKNNKKSRSRLGSKIFKTVNLRFKFFYKALEGTMGDSNKNKYYYPELRRMNKIMRKFYKTPQLQLKATDNLIPFNFETEDGVVISGMKYITDPNSKKWVVSLHWFAGHKYWALYEARPFIELGYNILVFDFRNHGESESTEYVTMGASEVKDFRAAMKWLHENHKPETIGLVGMSMGGFTMQYGIVKYNEEFSKYNIKWAISDSYYGSIKTLLVHTRNVWLKNLVSHKRVGKSINRIIKNQIQDTDLDWNDLDVFKYYESDLKMIFPMFFLHCRNDNVTPFDDSMRLFVKRSIHSRDDEILIYDYSSHCLSLKHHYYQTVYRWLTFENKIMKDDEATERALKNLGINSEIIDNNFLEKYEVNTFYVNSTKNRKKGK, from the coding sequence ATGTCCAAAGTAAAGAAAAAAAATAATAAAAAATCTAGATCTAGATTAGGTAGCAAAATTTTTAAAACTGTTAACCTTAGATTTAAATTTTTTTATAAAGCTTTAGAAGGAACAATGGGAGATTCTAATAAGAATAAATACTATTATCCTGAATTAAGACGTATGAATAAAATCATGCGTAAGTTTTATAAAACACCACAACTACAATTAAAAGCAACTGATAATTTAATCCCTTTTAATTTCGAAACAGAAGATGGAGTAGTTATTTCAGGAATGAAATATATAACTGATCCTAATTCTAAAAAATGAGTTGTATCATTACACTGATTTGCTGGACATAAATATTGAGCTTTATATGAAGCAAGACCATTCATTGAACTAGGATATAACATTTTAGTTTTTGATTTTAGAAATCATGGTGAATCTGAAAGTACTGAATATGTAACTATGGGTGCTAGTGAAGTTAAAGACTTTAGAGCAGCAATGAAATGATTACATGAAAACCACAAACCAGAAACAATTGGCTTAGTTGGAATGAGTATGGGTGGATTTACAATGCAATATGGTATTGTAAAATATAACGAAGAATTTTCTAAATATAATATTAAATGAGCAATTTCAGACTCATATTATGGAAGCATTAAAACATTATTAGTGCATACAAGAAATGTTTGATTAAAAAACTTAGTAAGTCACAAAAGAGTTGGTAAATCTATTAATAGAATTATTAAAAACCAAATTCAAGATACTGATTTAGATTGAAATGATTTAGACGTGTTTAAATACTATGAATCAGATTTAAAAATGATATTCCCAATGTTTTTCTTACATTGTAGAAATGATAATGTAACACCATTTGATGATTCAATGAGATTATTTGTTAAAAGATCAATTCATTCAAGAGATGATGAAATTTTAATTTATGACTATTCATCACATTGTTTATCTCTTAAACATCATTATTATCAAACAGTTTATCGATGATTAACTTTTGAAAATAAAATAATGAAAGATGACGAAGCAACTGAGAGAGCTTTGAAAAATCTAGGTATTAACTCTGAAATTATTGACAATAATTTCTTAGAGAAATATGAAGTTAATACTTTCTATGTAAATTCAACAAAAAATAGAAAAAAAGGAAAATAA
- a CDS encoding MurR/RpiR family transcriptional regulator: protein MRSFLAKLSTIEENNLTTRELIIVDYIKSNSKQIVEENIKIDELARRAKTGFSAIYNLLKKMNIDGYRDFMICLANDVEHAELNIAKNDENVANGYINLIKQNYTLIKKANLVKTINLIDSSPRIVICYWEGVLRGPAMDLSNFFYNHGVNVTLLDSDWDSINNRIKNTQTNDLYIFLTKYGTSTHLSKVIEAIRKQKGKSIFISGKVPSKEVEENASLVHTLIVDGVEINDDNVLISKSLPFHYFNDLLIYHYLNSEKK, encoded by the coding sequence ATGAGATCTTTTTTAGCAAAACTTTCAACAATTGAGGAAAATAATTTAACTACACGTGAATTAATTATTGTTGATTACATTAAAAGCAATTCAAAACAAATAGTAGAAGAAAATATAAAAATTGATGAATTAGCAAGACGTGCAAAAACAGGGTTTAGTGCAATTTATAATTTATTGAAAAAAATGAATATTGATGGATATCGAGATTTCATGATCTGTTTAGCAAATGACGTTGAACATGCAGAATTAAATATTGCAAAAAACGATGAAAACGTAGCTAATGGATATATTAATTTAATTAAACAAAATTACACTTTAATTAAAAAAGCTAATTTAGTTAAAACAATTAATTTAATTGATTCATCACCAAGAATTGTTATTTGTTATTGAGAAGGTGTGTTAAGAGGACCAGCAATGGATCTTTCTAACTTTTTCTATAACCACGGTGTTAATGTAACATTATTAGATTCAGATTGAGACTCAATCAATAATAGAATTAAAAATACACAAACAAATGATTTATACATATTCTTAACAAAATACGGAACTTCTACACACTTATCAAAAGTTATAGAAGCAATAAGAAAACAAAAAGGTAAATCAATTTTTATTTCAGGTAAAGTGCCTTCAAAAGAAGTTGAAGAAAATGCCAGTTTAGTTCATACATTAATTGTTGATGGTGTTGAAATAAATGATGATAATGTTTTAATTTCAAAATCATTACCTTTCCATTACTTTAATGATTTATTAATTTACCATTACTTAAATAGTGAGAAAAAATAA
- the tsaD gene encoding tRNA (adenosine(37)-N6)-threonylcarbamoyltransferase complex transferase subunit TsaD: MKILAIESSCDEFSISIIDDGKILTNIISSQIDQHVNFGGVVPELAARLHLENISWVIKSALESSNTKIEEIDHVAYTEKPGLIGSLIIGKLVAETIASYIDKPLMPLHHIEGHIYGASIENEFVYPVLAMVVSGGHTQIEIVNSPNEFEVIGATLDDAIGECYDKVARVMGLGYPGGPKIDKLAQKGNKEAFIFPISKNDDSYDFSYSGLKTAVINIIHNLTQKGEEIPVADIAASFQYAATKIVEKKLEKAIIQFKPKTLTVAGGVSANSEIRNIIMSLGKKYNITNTFVPKMEYCTDNAAMIAKLAYEKLKSSN, from the coding sequence ATGAAAATATTAGCAATTGAATCAAGTTGTGATGAATTTTCAATTTCAATAATTGATGATGGAAAAATATTAACAAATATTATTTCATCACAAATAGATCAACACGTTAATTTTGGTGGTGTTGTTCCTGAACTAGCTGCAAGACTACATTTAGAAAATATATCTTGAGTAATCAAATCTGCACTTGAATCTTCAAATACAAAAATTGAAGAAATTGATCATGTTGCATATACTGAAAAACCTGGTTTAATAGGTTCTTTAATCATAGGTAAATTAGTTGCTGAAACTATCGCTAGTTATATTGATAAACCATTAATGCCATTACATCATATTGAAGGTCACATTTATGGAGCATCAATTGAGAATGAGTTTGTTTATCCGGTACTAGCTATGGTTGTTAGTGGAGGACATACGCAAATTGAAATCGTTAACTCACCTAATGAATTTGAGGTAATTGGTGCAACTCTTGATGATGCTATTGGTGAATGTTATGACAAGGTAGCTAGAGTAATGGGATTAGGTTATCCGGGTGGACCAAAAATTGACAAATTGGCTCAAAAAGGAAATAAAGAAGCTTTTATATTTCCTATATCTAAAAATGATGATAGTTATGACTTTTCATATTCAGGATTAAAAACAGCAGTCATTAATATTATTCATAATTTAACTCAAAAAGGTGAGGAAATACCGGTTGCAGATATTGCTGCTAGTTTTCAATATGCAGCAACAAAAATAGTTGAAAAAAAACTAGAAAAAGCAATTATTCAATTTAAACCAAAAACATTAACAGTTGCTGGTGGTGTTAGTGCTAATAGTGAAATTAGAAACATAATAATGTCATTGGGTAAAAAATATAATATAACAAACACATTTGTTCCAAAGATGGAATATTGCACAGATAATGCAGCAATGATAGCGAAATTAGCGTACGAAAAGTTGAAAAGTAGTAATTAA
- a CDS encoding PH domain-containing protein, which produces MNNKEYLSKLEIYNFDKYQLIDKKEFNEVEKYFLSDEYVIDIIVGEINAFAHMILLTNKRLFTISKFIQTASQIKQYGLEQIEDVKLGVLGDIADLTMIFKNGNIFKIDYLHTEVAQKFGYNISKMYDEFIKSL; this is translated from the coding sequence ATGAACAATAAAGAGTATTTAAGTAAATTAGAGATTTATAATTTTGATAAATATCAACTGATAGATAAAAAAGAATTTAATGAAGTAGAAAAATACTTTTTATCTGATGAATATGTAATTGATATTATTGTTGGAGAAATAAACGCTTTTGCGCATATGATTTTATTAACAAATAAAAGATTATTTACAATAAGCAAATTTATTCAAACAGCAAGTCAAATTAAACAATATGGTTTAGAACAAATAGAAGATGTAAAACTAGGAGTTCTTGGAGATATTGCTGATTTAACTATGATTTTTAAAAATGGTAATATTTTTAAAATAGATTACTTACATACTGAAGTTGCACAAAAATTCGGATATAACATATCAAAAATGTATGATGAGTTTATTAAATCATTATAA
- a CDS encoding DHH family phosphoesterase: protein MTIYKQIKQVIEKYDKIIILRHIVPDGDAYGSQLGLKELIKTNYPNKEVYAFGEEIGYLKHAGTPDVFTDEAIFKDALVIVTDCGNVERIDNQNYDKGAFLLKIDHHPDATPYGDLSWVDVNYTSASEMVGDLAVNNNWEITPVAARVIYHGICTDSGRFLFGGITPRTFEVCARLIETGFDVFEMYKTMYKRSFPVLALQSELIASAKVTDHKVGYIILPDELMKKYNLSYEENGKFSNLLKDLEGIDIWITFSIREDGKWRVEFRSNGIAVNELAVKWGGGGHKMAAGAIINSLDEAMQIVEDANQIIIDNE, encoded by the coding sequence ATGACAATTTATAAACAAATAAAACAAGTTATAGAAAAATATGACAAGATAATTATTTTAAGACATATTGTTCCAGATGGAGATGCTTATGGTTCACAATTAGGCTTAAAAGAATTAATTAAAACAAATTACCCAAATAAAGAAGTTTATGCATTTGGTGAAGAAATTGGATATTTAAAACATGCTGGAACACCTGATGTTTTTACAGATGAAGCAATATTTAAGGATGCATTAGTTATTGTAACTGATTGTGGTAATGTTGAAAGAATTGATAATCAAAATTATGATAAGGGTGCATTTTTACTAAAAATTGATCACCACCCAGATGCAACACCATATGGAGATCTATCATGAGTTGATGTAAATTATACAAGTGCAAGTGAAATGGTTGGAGATTTAGCTGTTAATAATAACTGAGAAATAACACCAGTTGCAGCTAGAGTAATTTATCATGGAATTTGTACAGACAGTGGAAGATTTTTATTTGGTGGTATTACACCAAGAACTTTTGAAGTATGTGCTAGATTAATTGAGACAGGTTTTGATGTGTTTGAAATGTATAAAACTATGTACAAACGTTCATTCCCAGTTTTAGCTTTACAATCAGAATTAATAGCATCAGCTAAAGTTACTGATCACAAAGTTGGATATATCATCTTACCAGATGAGTTAATGAAAAAATATAATTTAAGTTATGAAGAAAATGGTAAATTTTCAAACTTATTAAAAGACTTAGAAGGAATTGACATTTGAATCACTTTCTCAATCAGAGAAGATGGAAAATGAAGAGTTGAATTCCGTTCAAATGGTATTGCAGTTAATGAATTAGCTGTTAAATGAGGTGGAGGTGGTCACAAAATGGCTGCTGGAGCAATCATTAACAGTTTAGATGAAGCAATGCAAATTGTTGAAGATGCAAATCAAATAATAATTGATAATGAATAG